The sequence ataataataataataataataataataataataataataataataatgtgtgAAGCTTAAGGTACCAAAATATAATTTACATCACTAACATACAAAAAATCAAAGATTCCCGTGTATCCCTACCCTTTTCAATAGggatattttataataattattactaagaaaatggaagataaaaataaaataaacaattcAACTCTGAAGCTTTGAGAAATTTGCGCTCCATTTTTGAAATAGACAATGCCTGTGATTTAACAAAGCCTCACTCTCAAAACAATCTTGGTTTTATGCTCctcatcttcttctccttctcttctttcAAATCCATTTTTTCCTGATAGTGGAATTGTTCATTCAGATTTCTGAATAAACTCATAAACTTCCATCATTTCTTCTTCAATGAAGGATGAAGGGGGAGGAGCATGATAATTCTGTCAATCTGGAGAGGCCGTCTCCCAAATGACATCAGAACTTGTGATTCTTGTGGTTGTCTTGATAACTCTGCAGCTGCATTGGGCTGTAGATGCCCTCGGTTCTGCCTCCACTGTCGCCGTTGCATATGGCACCTCCACCGTCTGCGGTATTTCTGCAGGTAAGAAAAGCCAGAGAATTCAATGCTATAGAGGAGATCAAGTGATCTCCATTCTACCCCAGGTCTCCTTTCAAGCAATCTCTGGAGGGCAGAGCTTCTTCTGTGGTCTTCGAACTGGCGGGTTCAGTCTTCATTGTTGGGAGACTGATGCCGGATTTTCGAATCGTAGTTTTCAACCTAAACGTATTTACTACAGCATCAACTTCCCATTGACTGATCTGGCTGTTGGTGATGCTCAAGTTTGTGCAAGAGAGGTTAGCTCCGGTAAAGTTATATGCTGGAGGGGATCAAACAGAGTAGGGTCTTTATTTCCTTCGCCTGATCCAGCATTGAACTTTCAAACAATCACATCTGGAAGTGGGTTTTCATGTGGGATTTTGAAGAACAAAACCGTATGGTGCTGGGGGAACAATGGAATTGGATCGAAGATTCAATCTCAGTTTGGGAATCTGCCAATGGCAAGCTTAGTCGCTGGAGAGTCTCACGTCTGTGGATTGACTGCGTTGGGCGGTGTTTTAGTATGCAAAGGAAACAACAACGGTGGCCAATTGGAGGTTCCTTCCAATTCAGCTCATGAATACTCAAACCTTGCATTGGGGACGAGTTTCACTTGTGCAATAAGGCAAGATAATGGAGTGGTTTCATGTTGGGGTGAAGGAGCAAATAAACTCAACATTGAAAAAAACATCAATGTAAGTGTTTCATATGAGCTAATCACAGCAGGATCTTACATGTTATGTGGGTTGAAAACAAATAATTTGACAATAATGTGTTGGTCCAAAGCCAACAACAAGTCACCTGTTCTTCTTCCATTGGGAATGATAATCCCTGGGCCTTGTGTTCAAGATTCTTGCAGCCGCTGTGGCATCTATCCAAATTCAGCATTCCTCTGTGATGGGTCTGGAAATATTTGCAAATCTTGCCAGAGAGAGCTCCCATTTGCAGTGCCATTGCCAACGAGTCCAAATTCTTCATCAAACCCAGCTTCCTCTTCACCTACAAAAGCCAGAAACAGGCTCACCACGGCACTTCTCATAGTTGGAGCAATTGGGGCTTTAGCAGGAACTTTCACCATTTTGTTCTGCATATCGAATTGCTTAACTTCTCGTTCTTCCTGCAACACAGCAAATAATCAAGAACAGAACATAAATCAACTATCCCTAATAGAACATTCCTCCGCACGGGCATTTTCTCTAATGGAGCTTGCTGTTGCAACAAACAACTTCTCCTCCGAAAACAAAATAGGAGCAGGAAGCTTTGGAGTGGTTTACAAAGGGAAGCTCACAGATGGAACAGAAGTAGCTATCAAAAGAGGAGAAACCAAAAATGACGAGAAAACAGAAGACCCACAAGAGAAGCAAAACGCATTTTGTTCTGAACTAACAACAGTACTGCGGCTTAATCACAAACACTTGGTGGGCATGGTGGGTTATTGCCAAGAAAACGACGAGCGCCTCCTAGTTTACGAATACATGACAAACGGTTCTCTCCATGACCATTTACACAACAAAGATGGGGTATTATTAAATACATGGAACATAAGGATAAAAATCGCATTAGATGCAGCCAGAGGAATCGAGTACCTTCACAATTACGCAGTCCCACCGATAATCCACCGAGACATCAAATCCTCCAACATACTACTGGACGGAAATTTCACAGCCAGAGTGTCCGATTTCGGATTGTCGTTAATGCGACAACCGGAAACTTCAATGGAGAGCGCCGTTGGCGGTACAATCGGGTACATTGACCCGGAGTACTACGTATCGAAGATTTCAACGGCGAAAAGCGACGTGTACGGATTAGGGGTTGTACTGCTGGAGCTTTTGACGGGGAAGAAGGCAGTGTTTAGAGATAGCGAAGGTGGGGGTCCGGTGACGGTGGCGGAATATGCGGTGGAGCGAATTGGGAGAGGGGAGCTATGGAATGTTGTGGATAAGAGGGTAAGGGGAGCAGAGATGAAGGAAGTGGATGCAGTGGAAATGGTGGCGTATACGGCGATGCATTGTGTGAAGTTGGAGGGAGAAGAAAGGCCGAATATTGGCGACATTGTTGAGAATTTGGAGAAAGCTGTTGGTCTTTGTAATGGCGAACTCCGTGACAGTTTCTAACACCATTgattccttttcttcttcttcttcttcttcttggtttgttcttcttttccattttatttcataatatttatttattttgagatttttttttggaTGGATTACAAAATCGTTGgaaaacaaatttgaaagtcTTTTCCAAACGATAATTTGAGTTCTGTGTTTTCGTTGTTAGATTTGTGCATTTATATGGACTTATTTTAGGTATAACAAACATCTCcattacaaatttaaatattattattaaactatACTCATATTaccatatttttaatattattgaTTTTAGTATTTGTTGACTTAAATAATTATTGTTCAGTGCCCTTACCAATTTTTAAAGGGAAATTGCATAACATAGTTCAaaaattttaggaaaaaaaatacttCATATCACATTTTTTTACGTTGACAAATATTATGGTTATCATGGAATTATCGAACGACTATCAGATGTTATCAGAGGGCTATTGATTAtctgcttttaaatttgctacttttgcaattaaaaaatgtaattaCACGGCTTCtgttttcataattttttttactatttttgcaaaAACACCATTTTTAAATTTCGGTTTAGagtaaagattttttttattaaggaAAAAAGTTTAGAGTGACATATAAAAAGAATGATTATATTAGATAACAATAATGATAATTAATCAACCATTTCTTTTCTTATGAATTTTAGTTGTTAATTGGTAGAAAAATGAATCACactgtatatatataaaacaactTATTACTTTTAAAAGTTACTTAGATTAGATCAACTGAGAAAGTAAAAAGAAAGATACAATTTTTCGTGAAGAATatataagatgaaaaaaaataataaaaatggttATTAGTTAGAGGTTAAAAGAGATTTGTCGGTTGATATAATGACTTTACTATCAATCTCGAAATTAGATGTTcgattttttcaaaagaaagggAGAGGCTAAATTTGTGGTATGAATCCTCCAACTACTATTactataataaaacaaaaatcaaaagttAAAGATCAAACACAAGAAAAGAAATGTAAGAATCGATAATATTTTGATAATATTAATAAACCAATCTTAAGGGATGGGTGAAGTTGGAATTTTCAGTTGAGTTTGAAATATGTAGTTAAtatgttagaaaaaagaaagatacaaTTTCTCGATAGTTACTTTTTAAGTTGAGTTACTTGAGACCGATTTATAAAGCTAATGAATCAAATACTCAAAATTTCATTTTAGTTAGAGGCGAACGTGATAGATCAAAAGATCAAGTTGACCAACTAAAATCGATCATACCAAAGACAATTAGTTGAAGATAAGAAGAGGTTTGGTTGGTTTTAGTTTGACAAAAATTTAAACCGacaagatttttttaaaaaaagatcaaCTTAAAACAACCCAAAACTACAAATCGATCGACCAATGGTTAGTTTGTACTATTTCATGGTTGAGATCGGTTTGAACATTTACCAAATCAACCATAGTTGATTCGGTGTGATTAATGGATATTCACCCTTCATATTTGTCGTAAGACTTTATTCCAAAACTTTTAAAAGGTTGATTTTAATGTGATTGAATCAATAAAAGTATAGTAAATTCAgtcttaattaaattattttttcatataattaatattcaCTTGCTCGAAATTCATCATTCATCAATATAAGAGCTTTTAAATCATGTTTATATCAATATACTTGTCCACATACTTGAAGCTAATCcataaatttgtcaaaatcaaaataatctttcaaaataaaaatagtaatgttttttcttttccatttttcttcttctttattattaatgttgAAGAGTTATACTAAATGCTGCAAAAACGATGAAAATCAATTAGGGCGGGTCTTTGATATTTAAAATGAATGTAGATATACAATATAATTTTGAACCACTATAATCTCATATTGTATTCATTTTTCTACTCTTTGTTTTTCATTTATCAATTTTGTTTGTCCGTAATTGTTCtagaaaatcaacaaaaactatAGAGactataatagttataaaagttgagatagaaaaagttaaagttagctgttaaaatgaaatataaattagggttttctttttctttcttgtctTTACCAAAGGAGGAATAGAACATCAAGTTTTATttgataataaaaattaaaatatcaacaGAATACATATATCAATACgaatattatttttgttaaaattatttttactaTCGAACTAACATTATGACATGTTAAAGATCTTCGTATTGAAATTATTAAGTTAGGTGTATAGATTGAAGGATAGCATACAAACGCAACGGAAACAGGATCGAaaaattactctatatgcaGCTAAACACTCATGCTTAAGACAACCCTAATTA comes from Cucumis melo cultivar AY chromosome 12, USDA_Cmelo_AY_1.0, whole genome shotgun sequence and encodes:
- the LOC103497076 gene encoding putative serine/threonine-protein kinase-like protein CCR3, whose translation is MTSELVILVVVLITLQLHWAVDALGSASTVAVAYGTSTVCGISAGKKSQRIQCYRGDQVISILPQVSFQAISGGQSFFCGLRTGGFSLHCWETDAGFSNRSFQPKRIYYSINFPLTDLAVGDAQVCAREVSSGKVICWRGSNRVGSLFPSPDPALNFQTITSGSGFSCGILKNKTVWCWGNNGIGSKIQSQFGNLPMASLVAGESHVCGLTALGGVLVCKGNNNGGQLEVPSNSAHEYSNLALGTSFTCAIRQDNGVVSCWGEGANKLNIEKNINVSVSYELITAGSYMLCGLKTNNLTIMCWSKANNKSPVLLPLGMIIPGPCVQDSCSRCGIYPNSAFLCDGSGNICKSCQRELPFAVPLPTSPNSSSNPASSSPTKARNRLTTALLIVGAIGALAGTFTILFCISNCLTSRSSCNTANNQEQNINQLSLIEHSSARAFSLMELAVATNNFSSENKIGAGSFGVVYKGKLTDGTEVAIKRGETKNDEKTEDPQEKQNAFCSELTTVLRLNHKHLVGMVGYCQENDERLLVYEYMTNGSLHDHLHNKDGVLLNTWNIRIKIALDAARGIEYLHNYAVPPIIHRDIKSSNILLDGNFTARVSDFGLSLMRQPETSMESAVGGTIGYIDPEYYVSKISTAKSDVYGLGVVLLELLTGKKAVFRDSEGGGPVTVAEYAVERIGRGELWNVVDKRVRGAEMKEVDAVEMVAYTAMHCVKLEGEERPNIGDIVENLEKAVGLCNGELRDSF